One part of the Halopenitus persicus genome encodes these proteins:
- a CDS encoding ABC transporter ATP-binding protein, with amino-acid sequence MIELSNVDVSYDRMQVIWDVSLQLSEEDTVVSLVGPNGAGKSTLMKTMSGLHPVDSGSVTLWGDDVEDLDPGEIVTHGFVLVSEERNLFGEMSVRENLEMGAYRRRTNIDAKIEEMYDRFPILEERSGQRAGSLSGGEQQMLAIARGLMAEPKILALDEPSEGLAPQITSRVFDIIDEISDETTILLVEQHVDQALDLADRAYLLENGQIVHEDTGQGMLESEHVKDAYL; translated from the coding sequence ATGATCGAGCTATCGAACGTCGACGTCTCCTACGACCGGATGCAGGTCATCTGGGACGTCTCCCTACAGCTGTCCGAGGAGGACACGGTCGTCTCGCTCGTGGGACCGAACGGGGCCGGGAAGTCGACGCTGATGAAGACGATGAGCGGCCTCCATCCCGTCGATTCCGGATCGGTCACGCTGTGGGGCGACGACGTCGAGGATCTCGACCCTGGCGAGATCGTCACTCACGGGTTCGTGCTCGTCTCCGAGGAGCGAAACCTCTTCGGTGAGATGTCCGTCCGTGAGAACCTGGAGATGGGAGCCTACCGGCGTCGGACGAACATCGACGCGAAGATCGAGGAGATGTACGACCGGTTTCCGATCCTCGAGGAACGGTCGGGCCAGCGTGCCGGATCGCTGAGCGGCGGCGAACAGCAGATGCTGGCGATCGCTCGTGGACTGATGGCGGAGCCGAAGATACTCGCGCTTGACGAGCCGAGCGAGGGTCTCGCTCCGCAGATCACGAGCCGCGTCTTCGACATCATCGACGAGATCAGCGACGAGACGACGATCCTTCTGGTCGAACAGCACGTCGATCAGGCGCTGGATCTCGCCGACCGCGCGTACCTCCTCGAGAACGGCCAGATCGTCCACGAGGATACCGGACAGGGAATGCTCGAAAGCGAGCACGTCAAGGACGCCTACCTCTAG
- a CDS encoding substrate-binding domain-containing protein, protein MDRRTFLKASGGATTVGVLAGCLGGNGGGNGNGGGNGNGGGNGNGGGNGNGGGSDDPIVIGAIQPLSGNFGPWGQAHQAGLEYGIQEINANGGVLDRELEVVSNDTASDPSQADSYFREFVEQDDAVAITGAVSSDVGIRTSDTAQELEVPNFLHMAGADAAINDQRQHTFRVGLLPASNTMIAQSQLIEERGYENIGAIVGDYAWGRSIEAAMQEQFDVDVQIEVAPVGTSDFRPYLRSFDEGIEFLNATGHPPGNFTITQQAFDIGLNPDAISGSGFPPAVIQGALGDLAQEAYLHYHMSDYTTDEYISVAESFAEEFPDQDFDTHHSYGYVTANLIAAAIEEAGEASSAAITEAVRDIEFETLYPEPLQYTNGGEPDGQVQIYSEFTSEAPEYAPDRDWGLSEVFRSDPLPAREY, encoded by the coding sequence ATGGACAGACGTACCTTCCTGAAGGCAAGCGGCGGTGCAACGACCGTTGGCGTCCTCGCAGGCTGCCTCGGCGGTAATGGCGGCGGAAACGGCAACGGCGGGGGCAACGGTAACGGTGGCGGCAACGGTAACGGCGGCGGAAACGGCAACGGCGGGGGCTCCGACGACCCGATCGTGATCGGCGCGATCCAGCCCCTCTCGGGGAACTTCGGTCCGTGGGGACAGGCTCACCAGGCCGGCTTGGAGTACGGCATTCAGGAGATCAACGCCAACGGCGGCGTCCTGGACCGCGAGCTGGAGGTCGTCTCGAACGACACGGCCAGCGACCCCTCACAGGCTGATAGCTACTTCCGCGAGTTCGTCGAGCAGGACGATGCGGTCGCGATCACCGGCGCGGTCTCGAGCGACGTCGGGATCCGAACCTCGGACACAGCACAGGAGCTCGAGGTTCCCAACTTCCTCCATATGGCCGGCGCCGACGCGGCGATCAACGATCAGCGTCAGCACACCTTCCGTGTCGGCCTCCTGCCCGCCTCGAACACGATGATCGCGCAGTCGCAGCTCATCGAGGAGCGCGGCTACGAGAACATCGGCGCCATCGTCGGCGACTACGCGTGGGGCCGATCGATCGAGGCCGCGATGCAGGAGCAGTTCGACGTCGACGTCCAGATCGAGGTCGCGCCGGTCGGCACGTCCGACTTCCGGCCGTACCTCCGGAGCTTCGACGAGGGCATCGAGTTCCTCAACGCCACCGGCCACCCGCCGGGCAACTTCACGATCACCCAGCAGGCGTTCGACATCGGTCTGAACCCGGACGCAATCTCCGGGTCCGGGTTCCCACCCGCGGTGATCCAGGGTGCGCTCGGCGACCTCGCGCAGGAGGCGTATCTCCACTATCACATGTCCGATTACACGACCGACGAGTACATCAGCGTGGCCGAGAGCTTCGCGGAGGAGTTCCCGGACCAGGACTTCGACACCCACCACAGTTACGGCTACGTCACGGCGAATCTGATCGCGGCCGCGATCGAGGAAGCCGGCGAGGCCAGCTCGGCGGCCATCACCGAGGCGGTTCGCGATATCGAATTCGAGACTCTCTATCCCGAGCCGCTGCAGTACACGAACGGCGGCGAGCCGGACGGACAGGTCCAGATCTACAGCGAGTTCACTTCCGAGGCTCCGGAGTACGCCCCCGACCGCGACTGGGGACTCTCGGAAGTGTTCCGGTCGGACCCGCTTCCCGCCCGCGAATACTAG
- a CDS encoding protein-L-isoaspartate(D-aspartate) O-methyltransferase, translating to MSSDAARARLVERLRERLDVDEAVLAAIGSVPRHEFVPDATVERAYADRPLPIGADQTISAPHMVALMADLIDVSEGDRVLEIGTGCGYHAAVVAELLGKSGAVYSVEYVAELAAAARRRLDRLGYDAVHVRVGDGRDGWSDHAPYDAAYLTCAAADGIPEAIVDQTRVGGRVVAPVGRRGRQELVRLVVRRHGTDRERHGGVRFVPMIDDEG from the coding sequence ATGTCCTCCGACGCCGCTCGCGCCCGATTGGTCGAACGTCTCCGGGAGCGGTTGGACGTCGACGAGGCCGTCCTCGCGGCGATCGGGTCGGTTCCCCGCCACGAGTTCGTTCCCGACGCGACCGTCGAGCGTGCCTACGCCGACCGTCCCCTGCCGATCGGCGCGGACCAGACGATAAGCGCCCCACATATGGTCGCGCTGATGGCGGACCTGATCGACGTCTCCGAGGGTGACCGCGTCCTGGAGATCGGAACCGGCTGTGGCTACCACGCCGCGGTCGTCGCCGAGCTCCTCGGCAAGTCGGGCGCGGTCTACAGCGTCGAGTACGTCGCCGAGCTCGCCGCTGCCGCCCGCCGCCGCCTCGACCGGTTGGGTTACGACGCCGTCCACGTTCGCGTCGGCGACGGCCGCGACGGCTGGTCCGACCACGCGCCCTACGACGCGGCGTACCTCACCTGTGCGGCCGCCGACGGGATCCCGGAGGCGATCGTCGACCAGACTCGTGTCGGCGGACGGGTCGTCGCGCCGGTCGGCCGGCGGGGTCGCCAGGAGCTCGTCCGGCTCGTCGTCCGGCGGCACGGCACCGATCGCGAGCGCCACGGCGGCGTCCGGTTCGTGCCGATGATCGACGACGAGGGGTGA
- a CDS encoding ATP-binding protein, translating to MAERDRSSSTHVRSGPMDRPIGPFEQRRGTASSGWRASPTRADEGATTRGVSGTHSYDPGPAATDRTTTGTVTTGSSDAAPDPTPHVLGREPGSGGPVARIGSFLARDGSAGVPVGIDLDGPHAGVLVGKRGTGKSYTLGVLAEEIAATAGVSPIVLDPMGVFEGIATLPGGRVLEATIHPESLPPDRWPEIARLDRDRPPGSLLWRTVETVADGPSRTSLSAIRGALADADAPAATKRTVGNHLDLLAAWNVFDADAPSFGSVLGGGPTVVDCRSLPPAAMAAIGYAIARGIYDHCLGPGSDVLPWLLVDEAHAFLEGLAADAFRTLFTRGRAPGVSVVCATQRPSALPPVAVSQSDLVIAHRLTDERDVDALRVAQPTYLADDLGRALPAGVGRAIVVDDATEDAHTVRVRERHTEHGGASPSASDR from the coding sequence ATGGCTGAACGCGATCGATCGTCGAGCACGCACGTTCGTTCGGGACCAATGGACCGTCCGATCGGCCCCTTCGAGCAGCGGAGAGGAACCGCTTCGTCCGGGTGGCGAGCTTCGCCAACCCGAGCAGACGAGGGGGCGACGACTCGCGGCGTCTCCGGAACGCATTCGTACGATCCCGGACCGGCGGCGACCGATCGAACGACGACCGGGACCGTCACCACTGGTTCGTCCGACGCAGCGCCCGATCCGACGCCGCACGTTCTCGGCCGCGAGCCGGGATCCGGCGGGCCGGTCGCACGCATCGGATCGTTTCTCGCTCGGGACGGGAGCGCGGGTGTGCCGGTCGGGATCGACCTCGACGGCCCACACGCGGGGGTCTTGGTCGGGAAGCGTGGGACCGGGAAATCCTACACGCTGGGCGTTCTCGCCGAGGAGATCGCGGCGACGGCCGGCGTTTCGCCGATCGTCCTCGACCCCATGGGCGTCTTCGAGGGGATTGCGACGCTTCCGGGCGGCCGCGTGCTCGAAGCGACGATCCACCCCGAATCGCTTCCGCCGGATCGCTGGCCCGAGATCGCTCGTCTCGACCGCGATCGCCCGCCGGGAAGCCTGCTCTGGCGGACCGTCGAAACGGTTGCGGACGGACCCTCACGAACCTCGCTTTCAGCGATCCGCGGGGCGCTTGCCGATGCGGACGCTCCGGCGGCGACGAAGCGTACGGTCGGAAACCATCTCGATCTGCTGGCCGCCTGGAACGTCTTCGACGCCGACGCTCCGTCGTTCGGCTCCGTCCTCGGCGGCGGCCCGACGGTCGTCGATTGTCGGTCACTTCCGCCGGCGGCGATGGCCGCGATCGGCTATGCGATCGCTCGTGGCATCTACGATCACTGTCTCGGACCCGGGTCGGACGTTCTGCCCTGGCTGTTGGTCGACGAAGCACACGCGTTCCTGGAGGGACTCGCAGCCGACGCGTTTCGAACGCTCTTCACGCGCGGCCGTGCACCCGGCGTGAGCGTCGTCTGTGCCACACAGCGCCCGAGCGCTCTCCCGCCGGTGGCGGTTTCACAGTCCGATCTCGTGATCGCCCACCGGCTGACGGACGAGCGGGACGTCGACGCGCTGCGCGTCGCACAGCCCACGTACCTCGCTGACGACCTCGGGAGGGCGCTTCCCGCTGGCGTCGGACGGGCGATCGTGGTCGACGACGCCACCGAGGATGCCCACACGGTTCGCGTTCGCGAACGACACACCGAACACGGAGGGGCGAGTCCGTCCGCCAGCGATCGGTAG
- a CDS encoding branched-chain amino acid ABC transporter permease, with product MTSLPLPRTERSWTGVMAIVLALAPLFVLESTTYLRLYNQFLIFTLLAIGLNIAFGHTDQLFLFMGALAGGAAYVMAVLSQDVLGISPWLMIPVGMAASGALGALVSWVSAKRKLGVILISILTLNLQLALGEAYVGLRGITGGSTGYSFVGLGLDTVGSALGVNRFAVLSYLLIVFVVLAQLVYVKLIAGKYGLAFEAIREDDLAAASIGIDVVRYKTVAGFLAAALIGLAGIMMAEFQGTVLPGDYGFAAIDVMVLIMLIIGGIRTTFGPVVGAAAVFTIEELLSPVGQWETAVFGALLIVLFLYFRRGLMPVLSNGVDRLRDRDESSPGVTDGHS from the coding sequence ATGACGTCGCTCCCCCTTCCGCGAACGGAACGCTCGTGGACGGGCGTGATGGCGATCGTGTTGGCACTCGCTCCGCTGTTCGTCCTCGAGAGCACCACGTACCTCCGCCTGTACAACCAGTTCCTCATCTTCACGCTGCTGGCCATCGGCTTGAACATCGCCTTCGGTCATACCGACCAGCTGTTCCTGTTCATGGGCGCGCTCGCCGGCGGCGCGGCCTACGTGATGGCCGTTCTCTCACAGGACGTCCTCGGGATCTCCCCCTGGCTTATGATCCCCGTGGGGATGGCCGCGTCCGGCGCGCTCGGCGCCCTCGTCAGCTGGGTCTCCGCGAAGCGAAAACTCGGCGTGATCCTCATCTCGATCCTCACCTTGAACCTGCAGCTTGCCCTTGGCGAGGCATACGTCGGGCTTCGCGGCATCACCGGCGGGAGTACCGGCTACTCCTTCGTCGGCCTCGGACTCGATACCGTCGGGTCGGCGCTCGGCGTGAATCGATTCGCCGTCCTCTCGTACCTGCTCATCGTCTTCGTCGTCCTCGCACAGCTGGTCTACGTCAAGCTGATCGCCGGCAAATACGGCCTCGCCTTCGAGGCGATCCGCGAGGATGACCTCGCCGCCGCCTCGATCGGGATCGACGTGGTCCGGTACAAAACCGTCGCCGGGTTCCTCGCGGCGGCGCTCATCGGTCTCGCCGGGATCATGATGGCCGAGTTCCAGGGAACCGTCCTCCCGGGGGATTACGGGTTCGCGGCCATCGACGTGATGGTGCTGATCATGTTGATCATCGGCGGCATCCGAACGACGTTCGGGCCGGTCGTCGGTGCCGCAGCCGTGTTCACGATCGAGGAACTGCTCTCGCCGGTCGGCCAGTGGGAGACGGCGGTCTTCGGCGCGCTCCTGATCGTTCTGTTCCTCTACTTCCGGCGGGGACTGATGCCGGTTCTCTCGAACGGCGTCGATCGGCTTCGCGATCGAGACGAGTCGTCACCCGGCGTGACCGACGGTCACTCCTGA
- a CDS encoding branched-chain amino acid ABC transporter permease — MVATSTLIAVGIDGIAYGMFLALLGVGITLVFGLGEVLNLAIGMFAIFGTLMAHYLSTSVGLGSAPAFLIGIAVVGILGVAVDRTLLSLVYRSDGEERILLGIFVTLGLSILLEGTLTNFFPSRYSLSLGLPRITVIDITIPGSSILVIVVSAVVLVALFAFLRGTFLGKAARTVFQDEVGALLIGVDPRRIRAIVFVLATLVAGIAGVVYGTTATLGVTDGFQFTIFALIVSIVGGIRSIEGTAAAGILLGVVATYANFFIGAYLASIILFMTAVIILLVRPVVEA, encoded by the coding sequence ATGGTAGCAACTAGCACTTTGATCGCGGTCGGGATCGACGGGATCGCGTACGGGATGTTCCTGGCGTTGCTCGGCGTCGGGATCACGCTCGTATTCGGGTTGGGCGAGGTGCTCAACCTCGCCATCGGGATGTTCGCGATCTTCGGCACGCTGATGGCACACTATCTGTCAACCTCGGTCGGTCTCGGATCGGCACCCGCGTTCCTCATCGGCATCGCCGTGGTCGGTATCCTCGGCGTCGCCGTCGACCGAACGCTCCTCTCGCTCGTGTACCGTTCGGACGGCGAGGAGCGGATCCTGTTGGGGATCTTCGTCACGCTCGGCCTGTCGATACTGCTCGAGGGGACGTTGACCAACTTCTTCCCCTCGCGGTACTCGCTCTCGCTCGGGCTGCCGCGGATCACCGTCATCGACATCACGATTCCGGGGTCCTCGATCCTCGTCATCGTCGTGTCCGCGGTGGTGTTGGTCGCGTTGTTCGCGTTCCTTCGTGGGACGTTCCTCGGCAAGGCAGCCCGAACCGTCTTTCAGGACGAAGTCGGGGCGTTGCTGATCGGCGTGGATCCGCGCCGGATCCGTGCGATCGTGTTCGTTCTCGCCACCCTGGTTGCCGGCATCGCGGGCGTCGTGTATGGCACGACCGCGACCCTCGGGGTTACCGACGGCTTTCAGTTCACGATCTTCGCGCTCATCGTCTCCATCGTCGGCGGCATTCGGAGCATCGAAGGAACGGCCGCAGCGGGGATCCTGCTCGGGGTCGTCGCGACGTACGCGAACTTCTTCATCGGCGCGTACCTCGCAAGCATCATCCTGTTTATGACCGCAGTGATCATTCTTCTGGTTCGACCGGTGGTGGAAGCATGA
- a CDS encoding MinD/ParA family ATP-binding protein: MIVAVVGGKGGVGKTTVAYNLAAACDGIVVDADLGMADLPDGDGPDLHDVLAGDADPRGCLRPGPVTILPCGRTLAGARASDLTRLSEALRTVERFHGTVVVDCPAGRRADVGVPLAAADRCLLVASPRSFALPDAIRTRELARELRTGLAAIALNRTTGSPPTDRVADVLGAPADPIPEASAMRRSINTERPVTVDRPGSEAARAVAAIANRVTAGTG, encoded by the coding sequence GTGATCGTCGCGGTAGTCGGGGGAAAGGGCGGCGTCGGCAAGACGACGGTCGCGTACAACCTCGCGGCGGCCTGTGACGGGATCGTCGTGGATGCCGACCTCGGGATGGCCGACCTGCCGGACGGCGACGGCCCCGACCTCCACGACGTGCTCGCCGGGGACGCCGACCCGCGTGGATGTCTCCGACCCGGACCAGTCACTATCCTGCCGTGCGGGCGAACGCTCGCAGGGGCACGAGCGAGTGACCTCACCCGTCTATCCGAGGCGCTCCGGACGGTCGAGCGTTTCCACGGGACGGTCGTCGTCGATTGCCCCGCGGGCCGACGCGCCGACGTCGGCGTCCCGTTGGCGGCTGCCGACCGGTGTCTGCTCGTCGCCTCGCCGCGGTCGTTCGCCCTCCCGGACGCCATCCGAACGCGAGAGCTCGCGCGAGAGCTTCGGACGGGGCTTGCGGCGATCGCGCTCAACCGAACGACCGGATCGCCACCGACCGACCGAGTCGCGGACGTGTTGGGTGCGCCGGCGGATCCGATCCCGGAAGCGTCCGCGATGCGCCGGTCGATCAACACGGAGCGACCGGTTACGGTCGACCGACCCGGCAGCGAGGCGGCACGGGCGGTGGCGGCGATCGCGAACCGGGTGACCGCCGGGACGGGGTGA
- a CDS encoding aminopeptidase — protein sequence MSTDVTDADLATAADTAVGQCLNLAADESIVIVTDDERRPIGEALYAAARDVTDDATILQYPPGEQHGGEPPAAVAEAMAATDAFLAPTTKSISHTRARGDACEAGARGATLPGITESVFVTGLDADYAAIADHCATVHDRVAGADTVRVTTPAGTDVTFEPGDREWNTDTGLVHEPGDFSNLPAGEVFVSPETADGTYVVDGTMRPHGLLADDERLTFEVEDGYVTAISDPEIREQVEAGAETVGRDAYNLAELGIGTNVGVTDLVGSVLLDEKAAGTVHIAIGDDASIGGDTEAPLHLDGILRNPTVYVDGEAIDLPSA from the coding sequence AACCTCGCCGCCGACGAATCGATCGTGATCGTCACCGACGACGAGCGCCGGCCGATCGGCGAGGCGCTGTATGCGGCCGCCCGCGACGTGACCGACGACGCGACGATCCTGCAGTATCCGCCCGGCGAACAACACGGCGGCGAGCCCCCCGCGGCCGTCGCCGAGGCGATGGCGGCGACCGACGCGTTCCTCGCACCGACGACGAAAAGCATCAGTCACACGCGTGCACGCGGCGACGCGTGCGAGGCCGGCGCGCGCGGCGCCACCCTGCCAGGGATCACCGAATCGGTGTTCGTGACCGGTCTCGACGCCGATTACGCCGCGATCGCCGACCACTGTGCGACGGTCCACGACCGGGTCGCCGGCGCCGACACGGTCCGCGTCACGACCCCCGCCGGAACCGACGTCACGTTCGAGCCGGGCGACCGCGAGTGGAACACCGACACCGGACTGGTTCACGAGCCAGGCGACTTCTCGAACCTCCCCGCCGGCGAGGTGTTCGTCTCCCCGGAGACGGCCGACGGCACCTACGTCGTCGACGGGACGATGCGGCCTCACGGACTGCTCGCGGACGACGAGCGGCTCACCTTCGAGGTCGAGGACGGCTACGTCACCGCGATCTCCGACCCCGAGATCCGCGAGCAGGTCGAGGCCGGCGCCGAGACGGTCGGACGGGACGCATACAACCTCGCCGAGCTCGGGATCGGCACCAACGTCGGCGTGACCGACCTCGTCGGGTCCGTCCTCCTCGACGAGAAGGCCGCCGGGACCGTTCACATCGCGATCGGCGACGACGCCAGCATCGGCGGCGACACCGAGGCCCCGCTGCATCTCGACGGGATCCTTCGGAACCCCACGGTCTACGTCGACGGCGAAGCGATCGATCTTCCGTCGGCGTGA
- a CDS encoding HVO_0476 family zinc finger protein has product MSDTRERVGLVCPSCSPGEPTVHEVLSPGGQATVRCTDCGHTHKAEITEPETTAIDVVVSQDGESFTTTMEVPADTYAEIGGEFVVDSPEALLQARVTDIEVGPEERVEEADVEAIETLWTRAVDNVSVKVTLHPADGNRDQTRPLTVAVPGDYEFEIGTTETFGDEEFTVEGVQIRENAPDYRFDKLDHEGDVAFAKDVKRLYARDETSTAWSAW; this is encoded by the coding sequence ATGAGCGACACACGCGAGCGCGTCGGTCTCGTTTGCCCCTCCTGTTCTCCCGGCGAGCCGACGGTCCACGAGGTGCTCAGCCCCGGCGGGCAGGCCACCGTCAGATGTACCGACTGCGGTCACACGCACAAAGCCGAGATCACGGAACCGGAGACGACCGCCATCGACGTCGTCGTCTCCCAGGACGGCGAGTCGTTCACGACGACGATGGAGGTCCCCGCCGACACGTACGCCGAGATCGGCGGCGAGTTCGTCGTCGACTCCCCGGAGGCGCTGCTTCAGGCCCGGGTGACGGACATCGAGGTCGGCCCCGAGGAGCGCGTCGAGGAGGCCGACGTCGAGGCGATCGAGACGCTGTGGACCCGGGCGGTCGACAACGTTTCGGTGAAGGTGACCCTGCACCCCGCCGACGGCAACCGCGATCAAACGCGTCCCCTCACGGTCGCCGTCCCCGGCGACTACGAGTTCGAGATCGGAACCACCGAGACGTTCGGCGACGAGGAGTTCACCGTTGAGGGGGTCCAGATCCGGGAGAACGCCCCCGACTACCGGTTCGATAAGCTCGACCACGAGGGCGACGTCGCCTTCGCGAAGGACGTCAAGCGACTGTACGCACGCGACGAGACCTCGACCGCCTGGTCTGCCTGGTAG
- a CDS encoding carboxypeptidase-like regulatory domain-containing protein, protein MIETAGAVLREGIEDLRRDERAIEGLPIRLVIALVVGVASLSVMMSMVSGIEGLAVIELDVQPEPEVTTTGEQEIAFTVVDPDGSPVADATVVVRGETARIGSVATARTDETGTATVTVAPELGPNQADGTLTVDVKPPAGSEYTDDRENTNVLVVADGSA, encoded by the coding sequence ATGATCGAAACGGCAGGAGCGGTACTTCGTGAGGGGATCGAGGACCTCCGGCGCGACGAACGGGCGATCGAGGGGCTCCCGATCCGGCTCGTCATCGCGCTCGTGGTCGGCGTCGCGAGCCTGAGCGTGATGATGAGCATGGTGAGCGGGATCGAGGGGCTCGCCGTGATCGAACTCGACGTACAGCCGGAACCAGAGGTGACCACGACCGGCGAGCAGGAGATCGCATTCACCGTCGTCGATCCGGACGGGTCACCGGTCGCCGACGCGACGGTCGTCGTACGGGGGGAGACCGCCCGGATCGGGTCGGTCGCGACCGCACGGACGGACGAAACGGGAACGGCGACCGTCACGGTCGCTCCGGAGCTCGGACCAAACCAGGCCGACGGCACGCTCACGGTCGACGTCAAGCCACCGGCGGGAAGCGAGTACACTGACGATCGGGAGAACACGAACGTGTTGGTCGTCGCCGACGGCTCGGCATGA
- a CDS encoding protein-L-isoaspartate O-methyltransferase family protein — MDEATLRADMIESLEHRLDRPLEERVLSALQRVPRETFVSESPYDDRAGEEHGTRTLAPSTVVRMVSALDPHPGEETLVVGAGVGYTAAVLAEIVGDRRVHAIDVDRDLVRLARSNLSAAGYDAVLVDRRNGTTGLPEYAPFDRILLEAAVAEPPRALLDQLAVDGRLVLPRGTGTQTLIAVSPDAGEHSDGPERSGTRDRRYRVLDQAGPVRLPPMLADGERGRIERNRTRREDAERAAAGAASRQGWEHDWVDWDERR, encoded by the coding sequence ATGGACGAGGCGACGTTGCGGGCGGACATGATCGAGAGCCTGGAACACCGTCTCGACCGACCGCTCGAGGAACGGGTTCTCTCGGCGCTCCAGCGCGTCCCCCGCGAGACGTTCGTCTCGGAGTCCCCGTATGACGACCGCGCCGGCGAGGAGCACGGCACGCGCACGCTCGCGCCCTCGACGGTGGTTCGGATGGTCTCGGCGCTCGATCCACATCCCGGCGAGGAGACCCTCGTCGTCGGCGCCGGGGTGGGGTACACGGCGGCAGTCCTCGCTGAGATCGTCGGCGACAGACGCGTTCACGCGATCGACGTCGACCGGGACCTCGTCCGTCTGGCCCGGTCGAACCTCTCGGCGGCCGGCTACGACGCCGTGTTGGTCGATCGGCGGAACGGAACCACCGGCCTCCCCGAGTACGCCCCGTTCGACCGGATCCTTCTGGAGGCTGCCGTCGCCGAGCCGCCCCGCGCTCTGCTCGACCAGCTCGCCGTGGACGGCCGGCTCGTGCTTCCCCGCGGCACCGGGACACAGACCCTGATCGCCGTCAGCCCCGACGCCGGCGAGCACTCCGACGGGCCGGAGCGGTCCGGGACTCGCGATCGACGCTATCGCGTCCTCGATCAGGCTGGCCCCGTCAGACTCCCGCCGATGCTTGCCGACGGCGAGCGCGGCCGGATAGAGCGCAACCGCACCCGCCGCGAGGACGCCGAACGAGCCGCTGCCGGAGCTGCCTCCCGACAGGGATGGGAGCACGACTGGGTCGACTGGGACGAGCGCCGCTGA
- a CDS encoding ABC transporter ATP-binding protein, protein MLEVSDVRKEFGGLVAVDDVSFEIGDDEIVGLIGPNGAGKTTLFNTITRVLTPEEGSSIRFNGRDLLEVKTHEVAQLGLVRTFQIVRVFNEMTVLENAVAGATFGTTESIDRETAEARAMDSLEFLGLAEEADLEAGALPLAQKKQLEMARVLAADPNLIMLDEIASGLTPKEVAELSDSIERIRDERGISVFWIEHIMDAIMGTVDRILVLQSGELIANGTPAEIRDDEAVVEAYLGSAV, encoded by the coding sequence ATGCTAGAGGTTTCCGACGTCCGCAAGGAGTTCGGCGGACTCGTCGCCGTCGACGACGTCTCGTTCGAGATCGGCGACGACGAGATCGTCGGCCTGATCGGACCGAACGGGGCCGGAAAGACGACCCTGTTCAACACGATAACCCGCGTGTTGACCCCGGAGGAAGGGAGCTCGATCCGGTTCAACGGACGGGACCTCCTCGAGGTCAAAACCCATGAGGTCGCACAGCTGGGGTTGGTCCGAACCTTCCAGATCGTCCGCGTGTTCAACGAGATGACCGTCCTCGAGAACGCCGTCGCGGGCGCCACGTTCGGCACGACCGAGTCGATCGACCGGGAAACCGCGGAGGCCAGGGCGATGGACTCGCTGGAGTTCCTCGGGCTGGCCGAGGAGGCCGATCTGGAGGCCGGCGCGCTCCCACTTGCACAAAAGAAGCAACTCGAGATGGCGCGCGTGCTCGCTGCGGATCCGAACCTGATCATGCTCGACGAGATCGCCAGCGGACTGACGCCGAAGGAGGTCGCGGAACTGTCCGACAGCATCGAACGGATCCGGGACGAACGTGGAATCTCGGTGTTTTGGATCGAACACATTATGGATGCGATCATGGGAACCGTCGACCGGATACTCGTCCTCCAGAGCGGCGAGCTGATCGCGAACGGAACGCCGGCGGAGATCCGCGACGACGAGGCGGTCGTCGAGGCGTACCTCGGGAGCGCTGTCTGA